A part of Streptococcus porcinus genomic DNA contains:
- the gatC gene encoding Asp-tRNA(Asn)/Glu-tRNA(Gln) amidotransferase subunit GatC, which yields MKISEEEVRHVATLSKLTFSDQETSAFATSLTKIVDMIELLNEVDTEGIAITTTMADRKNVMRQDIAHAGTDRQLLFKNVPEKENNFIKVPAILEDGGDA from the coding sequence ATGAAAATTTCTGAAGAGGAAGTGCGCCACGTAGCCACTTTATCAAAATTAACATTTTCTGATCAAGAGACTAGCGCGTTTGCCACTAGCTTAACGAAAATTGTTGATATGATTGAATTATTGAATGAAGTTGACACAGAAGGCATTGCAATTACTACAACCATGGCTGACCGAAAAAATGTGATGCGACAAGACATAGCTCATGCTGGCACAGATCGCCAACTCTTGTTTAAAAATGTACCAGAAAAAGAAAATAACTTTATCAAAGTACCTGCCATTTTAGAAGATGGAGGAGATGCCTAA
- the gatA gene encoding Asp-tRNA(Asn)/Glu-tRNA(Gln) amidotransferase subunit GatA: MSFNTKDLTELHDLLVKKEISAKELTAATIEDIKKREDSIGSFITISEDSALAQAQAIDDKGIDADNLLSGIPFAVKDNISTKGILTTAASKMLYNYEPIFNATAIDNALAKDMIVIGKTNMDEFAMGGSTETSYFKKTKNAWDQTKVPGGSSGGSATAVASGQVRLSLGSDTGGSIRQPAAFNGVVGMKPTYGAVSRYGLIAFGSSLDQIGPISQTVSENAYMLNVIAGPDEKDSTSAPVKIADYTSKIGQEIKGMKIALPKEYLGEGIDPQIKENILEAAKQFEKLGARVEEVSLPHSKYGVAVYYIIASSEASSNLQRFDGIRYGFRAENAKSLDDIYVQTRSQGFGDEVKRRIMLGTFSLSSGYYDAYFKKAGQVRTLIIEDFAKVFANYDLILGPTTPSVAFGLDTLNHDPVSMYLADLLTIPVNLAGLPGISIPSGFADGLPVGLQLIGPKYSEETIYQAAAAFEASTDYHKQQPFIFGGDK; encoded by the coding sequence ATGTCATTTAACACTAAAGATTTAACAGAATTACATGACTTATTGGTGAAAAAAGAGATTTCTGCCAAAGAATTAACTGCTGCTACGATTGAAGATATCAAAAAACGTGAAGATAGTATCGGCTCATTTATTACGATCAGTGAAGATTCAGCACTTGCTCAAGCGCAAGCGATAGATGATAAAGGTATTGATGCTGATAACCTTTTGTCTGGAATTCCGTTTGCTGTCAAAGATAATATTTCGACCAAAGGTATCCTAACAACAGCTGCCTCAAAAATGCTTTATAATTATGAGCCTATTTTTAACGCGACAGCTATTGATAATGCACTTGCTAAAGATATGATTGTTATAGGAAAAACCAACATGGATGAATTTGCCATGGGGGGATCAACGGAAACTTCTTATTTCAAAAAGACCAAAAACGCTTGGGATCAGACTAAAGTACCTGGGGGATCTTCAGGTGGCTCTGCGACAGCAGTAGCTTCAGGACAAGTCCGCCTCTCTCTAGGTTCGGATACAGGTGGCTCTATTCGTCAACCAGCAGCCTTTAATGGTGTTGTGGGAATGAAACCAACCTACGGGGCAGTTTCTCGCTATGGCTTAATTGCCTTTGGATCTTCCTTAGATCAAATAGGTCCTATTTCGCAAACCGTTAGTGAAAATGCTTATATGTTGAATGTTATCGCTGGTCCAGATGAGAAAGATTCAACTTCGGCGCCTGTGAAGATAGCTGATTATACTAGCAAGATTGGTCAAGAGATAAAAGGGATGAAGATTGCTCTTCCAAAAGAATATCTAGGAGAAGGTATTGATCCTCAAATCAAAGAAAATATTCTAGAAGCTGCTAAACAGTTTGAAAAATTGGGAGCTCGTGTAGAAGAAGTGAGTCTTCCGCATAGCAAGTATGGGGTAGCTGTCTATTATATTATTGCCTCATCAGAAGCATCATCGAATTTACAACGTTTTGATGGAATTAGATATGGATTCCGTGCTGAGAATGCGAAATCTTTAGATGACATCTATGTACAAACACGTAGCCAAGGCTTTGGTGATGAAGTGAAACGCCGAATTATGCTAGGAACTTTTAGCTTATCTTCTGGTTACTATGATGCTTATTTCAAAAAAGCTGGTCAAGTTCGTACCTTGATTATTGAGGATTTTGCTAAAGTTTTTGCTAATTATGATCTTATTCTTGGGCCAACAACACCTTCCGTTGCTTTTGGACTAGACACTCTCAATCATGATCCTGTTTCGATGTACTTAGCTGACTTATTGACTATTCCGGTTAATTTAGCTGGTTTGCCAGGAATCTCAATTCCTTCAGGATTTGCAGATGGCTTGCCAGTTGGCTTACAGTTAATTGGACCAAAATACAGTGAAGAAACAATTTATCAAGCAGCAGCAGCTTTTGAAGCTAGCACAGACTACCATAAGCAACAGCCATTTATTTTTGGAGGTGACAAGTAA